The nucleotide window AGCCGATGCCCAGGAAATAACCTGACCATTGTTGTTGGTGATGGAGATGATGATGTTGTTGAAGGAAGCCTTGATGTGAATCTGGCCTACCTGCTCAACAACGACAACGCGCTTTTTGGCTTTGTCTTTTCTCTTTTGTGCCATTTGGTTATCGCAAAAAACTGCGGAAGGTGTTGAAGCCGGTTCAGTGTCCCGAACCGGCTTCGATTCCCGCTACAATTTATTTAGTAGCTTTTTTCTTGTTGGCAACGGTTTTCCGCTTGCCTTTGCGCGTGCGCGAGTTGTTCTTGGTACGCTGACCACGAACTGGCAGACCTTTGCGGTGACGCAGACCACGGTAGCAACCGATGTCCATCAAACGCTTAATGTTCAGCTGCACTTCCGAGCGCAGAACACCTTCGGTCTTAATTTCGGCAGCAATGATGCTGCGGATTTCGCCAGCTTCTGCTTCCGTCCAGTCCTTTACTTTCTTGTTCAGGTCGATGCCGGCCTTGGTCAAGATTTTCTGTGCGGATGGACGGCCGATGCCGAAAATGTAGGTCAGCGCGATTTCACCGCGCTTGTTGTCCGGGATATCTACCCCTGCAATACGAGCCATTTGCTTTCTTAAAAAGTCTGGTGCTACTAACCCTGACGCTGCTTGAAGCGTGGGTTCTTTTTGTTGATGACGTACAGCTTGCCGTTGCGGCGAACAAGCTTACAGTCAACACTGCGTTTCTTGACCGAGGTTTTGACTTTCATGTCGTCGGGTTATTTGTAACGGTAAACAATTCGGCCCTTCGATAAGTCGTAAGGGGACATTTCCAGCTTCACCTTATCGCCCGGCAGGATTTTGATGTAGTGCATTCGCATTTTGCCCGAAATGTGAGCAACGAGCTGGTGACCGTTTTCTAATTCCACGCGGAACATGG belongs to Hymenobacter cellulosilyticus and includes:
- the rpmJ gene encoding 50S ribosomal protein L36 translates to MKVKTSVKKRSVDCKLVRRNGKLYVINKKNPRFKQRQG
- the infA gene encoding translation initiation factor IF-1 — its product is MAKQSSIEQDGVILEALSNAMFRVELENGHQLVAHISGKMRMHYIKILPGDKVKLEMSPYDLSKGRIVYRYK
- the rpsM gene encoding 30S ribosomal protein S13, whose translation is MARIAGVDIPDNKRGEIALTYIFGIGRPSAQKILTKAGIDLNKKVKDWTEAEAGEIRSIIAAEIKTEGVLRSEVQLNIKRLMDIGCYRGLRHRKGLPVRGQRTKNNSRTRKGKRKTVANKKKATK